A DNA window from Desulfobacteraceae bacterium contains the following coding sequences:
- a CDS encoding SDR family oxidoreductase yields the protein MDLAIKGKIALVTAASRGLGRGCAEGLAAEGCRVAICSRDGEQAKRTAEEIAAQTGAEVLGFAADVSRVEEIGKLLEGVRQSLGDPEILVTNAGGPPPGNFASTPIADYQKALDLNLMSAVHLIHGAVPAMQARGWGRIIAITSISVKQPIASLLLSNMARAGLTGFLKTVATELAPFGITVNALLPGTHKTSRIDQLVQDRAAREGKSESAVAAEMVAAIPAKTMGDPADFGAAAAFLASRQAKFITGHSLLVDGGHYSGLL from the coding sequence ATGGATCTGGCTATCAAGGGTAAAATCGCGCTGGTGACCGCTGCCAGCCGCGGGTTGGGTCGGGGCTGCGCCGAAGGATTGGCCGCGGAGGGCTGCCGGGTGGCAATCTGTTCCCGTGATGGGGAACAGGCGAAGCGCACCGCCGAGGAAATCGCCGCCCAAACCGGCGCCGAGGTCCTGGGGTTCGCGGCTGATGTGAGCCGGGTGGAGGAGATCGGGAAACTGTTGGAGGGGGTGCGCCAGTCCCTGGGGGATCCGGAAATTCTGGTGACCAATGCCGGCGGACCGCCGCCGGGCAACTTCGCCTCCACCCCGATCGCGGACTACCAGAAGGCGCTCGACCTCAATCTGATGAGCGCGGTGCATCTCATTCACGGCGCGGTCCCGGCGATGCAGGCCAGGGGCTGGGGGCGGATCATCGCGATCACCTCCATATCGGTCAAGCAGCCCATCGCCAGTTTGCTGCTCTCCAATATGGCGCGCGCCGGCCTGACGGGTTTTCTGAAAACCGTCGCGACGGAACTGGCCCCATTCGGGATAACGGTCAACGCCCTGCTGCCGGGTACCCATAAAACATCGCGTATCGATCAACTGGTCCAAGACCGCGCCGCCCGCGAAGGCAAGAGCGAGTCTGCGGTGGCGGCCGAAATGGTGGCCGCGATTCCGGCCAAAACCATGGGCGACCCTGCCGATTTCGGTGCGGCGGCGGCTTTTCTTGCCAGCCGGCAGGCCAAATTTATCACCGGCCACAGCCTCCTGGTGGACGGGGGGCACTACAGCGGGCTGTTGTAA
- a CDS encoding ABC transporter substrate-binding protein, translating to MKKVKQVVVIAVFVALCIGAGGGFAAAMEKKTIIFADFGWDSAQVHNRIAGFIIEKGLGHPVKYVQGETILLNTALIQAKGSEAPNVNMETWTENWQELYDEGLAKGQDPNSNEGFVLLGANFPNSVQGWYVPRYVVEGDEERGIKPMAPDLKSVADLPKYWELFKDPEDPSKGLFHSCIPGWACAEINEKKFETYGIKENYNIMQPGSGPALAASMETAYKRGKPWLGYYWAPTWVLGKLDMYQLEEPPFDQEVWDTTQGCAYPPVKCEIIVHKNLPKEAPEVVALLKNYKTTLDINNKFLAYMQDNKADTTEAAMWFLKNYEDLWTGWVDDDVATKVKAAM from the coding sequence ATGAAGAAAGTGAAACAAGTTGTTGTGATTGCTGTATTCGTTGCCCTGTGCATCGGCGCAGGCGGCGGCTTCGCCGCTGCGATGGAAAAGAAAACCATCATCTTCGCGGATTTTGGTTGGGACAGCGCACAGGTTCACAATCGCATCGCCGGCTTCATCATCGAAAAGGGATTAGGCCATCCGGTCAAATATGTCCAGGGTGAGACAATTCTCCTCAACACCGCCCTGATCCAGGCCAAAGGCAGCGAGGCGCCGAATGTCAACATGGAAACCTGGACCGAAAACTGGCAAGAGCTTTATGACGAGGGGCTGGCCAAGGGTCAGGACCCGAATTCCAATGAAGGTTTCGTCCTCCTCGGGGCAAACTTCCCTAACAGCGTTCAGGGGTGGTACGTGCCCCGCTACGTGGTGGAAGGCGATGAGGAGCGCGGCATCAAGCCTATGGCTCCGGACCTGAAGTCCGTAGCCGACCTGCCCAAATACTGGGAGCTGTTCAAGGATCCGGAAGACCCCTCCAAGGGCCTGTTCCACAGCTGCATCCCCGGCTGGGCTTGTGCCGAGATCAACGAAAAGAAATTCGAAACATACGGCATCAAAGAAAACTACAATATCATGCAGCCCGGCTCGGGCCCCGCTCTTGCCGCATCCATGGAGACTGCCTACAAGCGCGGCAAGCCTTGGTTAGGCTATTACTGGGCGCCGACCTGGGTGCTGGGCAAGCTCGACATGTACCAGCTCGAGGAGCCGCCGTTTGACCAGGAGGTCTGGGACACCACCCAGGGGTGTGCCTACCCGCCGGTGAAGTGTGAAATCATCGTCCACAAGAATCTGCCCAAAGAGGCGCCCGAGGTGGTGGCACTCCTCAAAAACTACAAGACGACGCTCGATATCAACAACAAGTTTCTCGCTTACATGCAGGACAACAAAGCCGATACCACAGAAGCGGCCATGTGGTTCTTGAAGAATTACGAGGACCTGTGGACCGGTTGGGTGGACGATGACGTCGCCACCAAAGTGAAAGCGGCGATGTAG
- a CDS encoding DUF4126 domain-containing protein, which translates to MNELNSVANIIALTMGVGWASGINLYAAIFMLGLMGATGSIVLPPDLLILTNPLVLLAAGAMYLVEFVTDKIPGVDTTWDALHTFVRIPAGALLAAGAVGDVNPGVALAAAIIGGGLAAGAHATKAGARALINTSPEPVSNWSASVAEDLLVVAGLWTALHYPWLFIGLLALFVLLMIWLLPKLWRGIKRVFAAIGQWLGPKPKLEGGKRVEP; encoded by the coding sequence ATGAACGAACTCAACAGCGTCGCCAATATCATCGCCCTCACCATGGGCGTTGGCTGGGCCAGCGGGATCAATCTATACGCCGCTATTTTCATGCTGGGGCTGATGGGGGCCACGGGCTCCATCGTCCTTCCGCCGGACCTGCTGATATTGACCAACCCGCTGGTGCTCTTGGCCGCGGGCGCCATGTACCTTGTAGAATTCGTGACCGACAAGATTCCGGGCGTGGACACCACCTGGGATGCGCTCCACACCTTTGTCCGAATTCCGGCGGGGGCGCTGCTGGCCGCCGGTGCCGTGGGGGATGTCAACCCGGGCGTGGCCCTGGCGGCCGCCATCATAGGCGGCGGCCTGGCCGCGGGGGCCCATGCCACCAAGGCCGGTGCGCGGGCCTTGATCAACACCTCCCCGGAGCCCGTCAGCAATTGGAGCGCATCGGTGGCCGAAGACCTTCTGGTGGTGGCCGGCCTGTGGACGGCGCTGCACTACCCCTGGCTTTTCATCGGGCTGCTGGCGCTGTTTGTTTTGCTGATGATCTGGCTGCTGCCCAAACTGTGGAGGGGCATTAAGCGGGTTTTCGCGGCCATCGGCCAATGGCTGGGGCCCAAGCCGAAGCTGGAGGGCGGAAAGCGGGTTGAGCCGTGA
- the asnB gene encoding asparagine synthase B — translation MCGIAGCFGTKDVDTINRMLDALPHRGPDDRGIHIHGRTVFGHTRLSIVDVAKGHQPILAEGGKTGIICNGEIYNFQKIRERLSNRYCFSTHSDSEVILHLYREKGPECVADLDGMFAFAIFDDDDFMLARDPIGIKPLYWGTIDGHLYFSSELGAMSLAGVEEVQEFPSGHFYTPKNGFVRYYEVPRAPETMITEADEAAERIRHALVEAVTKRLLADRQIHVGAFCSGGLDSSLIAAIAAERIPHLHTFAVGMKDAAGVESDDLKASRIAAAHIGSTHHELVFTEDDYYEALPKVIEKLETYDPSLVRCAVPCYFTCKLAAKYVTVVLTGEGADEIFAGYHYMKHFSEDQLNEEGRRLLAGVHNINLQRADRMGMLFSLELRVPFFDTAMIDLGVTVSPALKIREHKGDRMEKWILRKAFSGTGLLPDEILWRYKVQYTQGAGCEDLGERLAEAEISDDEFERIRVQHPQAVINSKEAAYYFQIFRRFHPQDSVLKSIGIWTGFDFDEERASVRGTLDGRWRPTAA, via the coding sequence ATGTGCGGAATCGCCGGATGCTTCGGAACCAAAGACGTGGACACCATCAACCGGATGCTCGACGCCCTCCCCCATCGGGGGCCGGACGATCGGGGCATCCACATCCACGGCAGGACGGTCTTCGGTCATACCCGTCTTTCCATTGTCGATGTGGCCAAGGGACACCAGCCGATTCTGGCCGAGGGAGGGAAAACCGGCATCATCTGCAACGGGGAAATCTACAATTTTCAGAAAATCCGGGAGCGGCTGTCGAACCGCTATTGTTTTTCGACCCACTCGGATTCGGAGGTCATCCTTCACCTCTACCGGGAAAAAGGGCCCGAATGCGTGGCCGACCTGGACGGGATGTTCGCTTTTGCCATCTTCGATGACGACGACTTCATGCTGGCCCGGGACCCCATCGGGATCAAGCCCCTCTATTGGGGGACCATCGACGGCCACCTCTATTTCAGCTCGGAATTGGGCGCCATGTCCTTGGCAGGCGTGGAAGAGGTTCAGGAATTTCCCAGCGGCCACTTTTATACCCCGAAAAACGGTTTTGTCCGGTATTATGAGGTGCCCCGGGCGCCCGAAACAATGATCACCGAAGCGGACGAAGCGGCCGAGCGCATCCGTCATGCCCTGGTTGAAGCCGTAACCAAGCGGCTTCTTGCAGACCGGCAGATTCATGTGGGGGCGTTTTGCAGCGGTGGTTTGGACAGCAGCCTGATCGCAGCTATTGCCGCCGAAAGAATTCCACACCTGCACACCTTTGCCGTGGGAATGAAAGATGCCGCCGGCGTCGAAAGCGACGACCTGAAGGCTTCCCGAATCGCAGCAGCCCATATCGGTTCGACCCACCATGAACTGGTATTCACCGAAGACGACTACTACGAGGCCCTGCCGAAGGTGATCGAAAAGCTGGAAACCTACGATCCATCCCTTGTACGCTGCGCCGTGCCCTGCTATTTCACCTGCAAGTTGGCCGCAAAATACGTAACCGTGGTTCTGACCGGCGAGGGCGCCGATGAAATCTTCGCCGGATACCACTATATGAAACATTTCTCTGAAGACCAACTCAACGAGGAGGGGCGACGCCTGCTGGCCGGCGTGCACAACATCAATCTGCAGCGGGCCGACCGGATGGGCATGCTGTTCAGCTTAGAGTTGCGGGTGCCGTTTTTCGACACCGCCATGATCGATCTGGGAGTGACTGTTTCCCCGGCATTGAAGATTCGGGAGCACAAGGGGGACCGGATGGAAAAATGGATTCTCAGAAAGGCCTTTTCCGGTACAGGCCTACTGCCCGACGAGATCCTGTGGCGCTACAAGGTGCAGTACACCCAGGGGGCCGGCTGTGAAGACCTTGGCGAGCGGCTGGCCGAAGCCGAAATCTCAGACGACGAGTTCGAACGCATCCGTGTCCAGCACCCGCAAGCCGTGATCAACAGCAAGGAAGCCGCCTATTACTTTCAGATCTTCCGCCGATTTCATCCCCAGGATTCGGTGCTCAAGTCGATCGGCATCTGGACGGGCTTCGACTTTGACGAGGAAAGAGCTTCGGTCCGGGGCACCCTGGACGGCAGATGGAGGCCGACGGCCGCGTAA
- a CDS encoding transglycosylase SLT domain-containing protein translates to MPMIFFWLFLGAAFATSPALGNPPSPAADTSLLSAITGHQTPSLCDEAVPLERQEIRERFEKEFLLTLDDRPQVILWLKRSRRYLPHISQSLKDRQMPDDLKYLAIAESALRPHAGSPKGAMGYWQFMPETARRYGLVVDDHLDQRRNFQAATDAALRYLIALHETFGSWALAMAAFNMGEEGLWAEILEQETRDYYRLYLPLETQRYIFRIIAIKLIFSEPERYGFHLSEADFYPETPTDAITLDCFQEVPIRLIAKAAGTVFKQIKDLNPEIRGHFLEAGRHRLLLPAGMAEGFHPRFEELVKGYLASLRGRSYTVQPGDNLSAIAQKFAVPLKALLIWNRIEMAQPIQPGQSLVIMPETAVDRE, encoded by the coding sequence ATGCCCATGATCTTTTTTTGGCTCTTTCTGGGGGCGGCATTTGCCACCAGCCCCGCCCTGGGGAACCCGCCGTCTCCCGCGGCCGACACCTCCCTGCTTTCGGCCATTACCGGGCATCAGACCCCGAGCCTCTGCGACGAGGCGGTCCCCCTGGAGCGTCAGGAGATCCGCGAGCGCTTTGAAAAGGAGTTTCTGCTCACCCTGGACGACCGCCCCCAGGTGATCCTCTGGCTCAAGCGCTCCCGGCGCTACCTGCCCCACATCAGCCAGAGTCTCAAAGACCGCCAAATGCCCGATGACCTCAAATACCTGGCCATAGCGGAAAGCGCCCTGCGCCCCCACGCCGGCTCTCCCAAGGGGGCCATGGGCTACTGGCAATTCATGCCGGAGACCGCGCGCCGCTACGGGCTGGTGGTGGACGACCACCTGGATCAGCGCCGCAACTTCCAGGCCGCCACCGACGCGGCCCTGCGCTACCTGATAGCGCTGCATGAAACCTTCGGGTCCTGGGCCCTGGCCATGGCCGCCTTCAATATGGGCGAGGAGGGACTGTGGGCAGAGATCCTCGAACAGGAAACCCGCGATTATTACCGGCTTTACCTTCCTCTGGAAACCCAGCGCTATATTTTCCGGATTATCGCCATCAAGCTGATTTTCTCCGAACCGGAGCGCTACGGTTTTCATCTGAGCGAAGCCGACTTCTACCCCGAAACCCCCACCGACGCCATCACCCTGGACTGTTTTCAGGAGGTGCCGATTCGACTGATCGCCAAGGCCGCGGGAACCGTTTTCAAGCAGATCAAAGACCTCAACCCGGAGATCCGCGGCCACTTCCTCGAAGCTGGTCGCCACAGGCTGCTTCTGCCCGCCGGCATGGCCGAGGGTTTCCACCCCCGCTTCGAGGAGCTGGTCAAAGGCTATCTCGCCAGCCTCCGGGGCCGATCCTACACCGTTCAACCGGGGGACAACCTGAGCGCCATCGCCCAAAAGTTCGCCGTCCCGTTGAAGGCCCTGCTGATCTGGAACCGAATCGAAATGGCGCAACCGATCCAGCCGGGACAAAGCCTGGTAATCATGCCTGAAACTGCCGTCGACCGGGAATGA
- a CDS encoding YihY/virulence factor BrkB family protein, with translation MIRKAAQKIRDLYSQLIGYLGRGAGGVALQPGSPRKTRLPRPVRVLLEATRGFQANNCTLHASALTFYSILSIVPVLAMAFGIAKGFGFERLLERRLMEELYGQQEVLSWLITFANRMLENTRGGLVAGFGVAALFWSVVKVLGHIEASFNAIWRVRETRGYWRKFSDYQAIMLISPLLMIMSSSATVFINTQVTNITERVALLGYFSGVIFLGLKILPFFLIWILFSFLYILIPNTRVKFGAGILGGVIAGTLFQLSQVAYIEFQVGVARHNAIYGSFTALPLFLIWLQISWLIVLLGAQIAFAQQNLENCEAERQWNHLSPYRLRLLTLEAARLMVRRFAAGDPPLTRTELVRQLSLPPDLVGRILRNLLESGTFSETRGPKSKEPAFQPARDIHLLTIAYLVEALDKRGGPLPAEGAAADEKDGVAKSLAAFQKELEASPANILLKDL, from the coding sequence GTGATCAGGAAAGCGGCCCAGAAAATTCGCGACCTTTATTCGCAGTTGATCGGTTACCTGGGCAGGGGCGCCGGGGGGGTGGCTCTGCAGCCCGGATCGCCACGCAAGACCCGGCTGCCGAGACCCGTCCGGGTGCTGCTGGAGGCCACCAGGGGCTTTCAGGCCAACAACTGCACGCTGCACGCTTCCGCCCTGACCTTTTACTCGATCCTCTCCATCGTGCCGGTCCTGGCCATGGCCTTTGGGATCGCCAAGGGCTTCGGCTTCGAAAGACTGCTGGAAAGACGGCTCATGGAGGAGCTCTATGGCCAACAGGAAGTGCTGAGCTGGTTGATCACCTTCGCCAACCGCATGCTGGAAAACACCCGCGGCGGCCTGGTGGCCGGCTTCGGCGTGGCGGCCCTCTTCTGGTCGGTGGTCAAGGTGCTGGGCCATATCGAAGCCTCCTTCAACGCCATTTGGCGCGTCCGGGAGACCCGCGGCTACTGGCGTAAATTCAGCGACTACCAGGCCATTATGCTGATCTCGCCGCTGCTGATGATCATGTCCAGCAGCGCCACAGTCTTTATTAACACCCAGGTGACGAACATCACCGAGCGCGTGGCCCTGCTGGGCTATTTCAGCGGGGTGATTTTTTTAGGCCTCAAAATTCTGCCATTCTTCCTGATCTGGATCCTGTTTTCGTTTCTCTACATCCTGATTCCCAACACCCGGGTCAAGTTTGGCGCCGGTATTCTGGGCGGGGTGATCGCGGGCACTCTCTTTCAACTGTCCCAGGTGGCCTACATCGAATTTCAGGTGGGGGTGGCGCGTCACAACGCGATTTACGGCAGCTTCACGGCGCTGCCGCTTTTTCTGATCTGGCTGCAGATCAGCTGGCTGATCGTGCTGCTCGGGGCGCAGATCGCCTTTGCCCAGCAAAATCTGGAGAACTGCGAGGCGGAGCGCCAATGGAACCACCTCAGCCCCTACCGCCTGCGTCTGCTGACCCTCGAGGCCGCCCGCCTGATGGTCAGGAGGTTTGCCGCAGGCGATCCCCCCCTGACCCGCACGGAGCTCGTCCGACAGCTATCACTGCCGCCTGACCTGGTCGGTCGGATTCTGCGGAACCTGCTGGAGAGCGGGACCTTCAGCGAAACCCGTGGCCCCAAAAGCAAGGAGCCGGCTTTTCAGCCGGCCCGGGACATTCACCTTTTGACCATCGCCTATCTCGTAGAGGCTCTCGACAAACGCGGCGGCCCTCTGCCGGCCGAGGGTGCGGCGGCAGACGAAAAAGACGGCGTCGCGAAATCCCTGGCGGCGTTTCAAAAGGAACTCGAGGCCAGCCCGGCCAACATCCTGCTGAAGGATCTCTAG
- a CDS encoding YcaO-like family protein, producing MPKTDYELRLQSTAAGTGYFACLPVAPTSWEDAMAYLRQKPLDSFMHKYALEQVSAFDPPKIQALLAQADGCDPVLEALLHEAILLSPDLADCRSALDPGRTSVLAAHTPQIILSFQLRPDRDRHQRWIRIFADNILNHRPLPDPAQIALEPCYDDALLPPAQGVHVKTLGGAAPRDHAAPPPAPEDTAAAALTRLEDLGLLADIEMRHVASLSPIALLRKWQLTTRVRNGQLDFSFSGIQTSYGRGLSLEAARASYAMEIVERCSAFASFEDGRVRSYTTAHALVRARWSDLRADGADALDPNRLGLETSYRNTPLHWLRGLTSSGRPLWVPAQSVFLFCNLDETQLFSGLGSTGLASGNTPAEAGVSALLEVIERDCEATVPFSPDRCFRLETADARLAALLADYRDRGIHPVFQDLTSELGVPCFKCFVVTREGHIIKGTGAHLDGKRAVISALTETPYPYPYGPPSRPPAAVYPVRRLEALPDYATGHAEGDLALLEALLAANGFEPVYIDLTRRDIGFPVVKALVPGLELMADFDGFSRVSPRLYRNYLRAWGPTPL from the coding sequence ATGCCCAAAACAGACTACGAGCTGCGCCTGCAGTCCACGGCTGCCGGGACCGGCTACTTCGCCTGTCTTCCGGTGGCGCCGACCTCCTGGGAAGACGCCATGGCCTACCTGCGCCAAAAGCCGCTGGACAGCTTCATGCACAAATATGCGCTGGAGCAGGTGTCGGCTTTCGACCCGCCCAAGATTCAAGCCCTGCTGGCGCAGGCCGACGGCTGCGACCCGGTCCTGGAAGCCCTGCTGCACGAGGCGATCCTACTGAGCCCCGATCTGGCCGACTGCCGCAGCGCCCTGGACCCCGGGCGCACCAGCGTCCTCGCGGCCCACACGCCGCAGATTATTCTCTCCTTTCAGCTTCGCCCGGACCGCGACCGTCATCAGCGGTGGATCCGCATTTTCGCGGACAACATCCTCAACCACCGCCCCCTTCCCGACCCGGCGCAAATTGCCCTGGAGCCGTGCTATGACGACGCGCTGCTGCCCCCGGCCCAGGGGGTTCACGTCAAGACCCTGGGGGGGGCCGCGCCGCGGGATCACGCTGCGCCGCCGCCTGCGCCGGAGGACACCGCCGCAGCCGCACTGACGCGCCTGGAGGATCTTGGGCTTCTGGCGGATATAGAAATGCGCCATGTGGCATCGCTTAGCCCCATCGCCCTTTTGCGAAAATGGCAGCTCACAACACGGGTCCGAAACGGCCAACTGGATTTTTCTTTTTCAGGCATCCAGACCAGTTATGGACGGGGTCTGAGCCTGGAGGCGGCCAGGGCCTCCTACGCCATGGAGATCGTGGAGCGCTGCTCGGCCTTTGCCAGCTTTGAAGATGGCAGGGTTCGCAGCTACACGACAGCCCATGCGCTGGTCCGGGCACGCTGGAGCGATCTGCGCGCCGACGGTGCGGATGCCTTGGACCCCAACCGGTTGGGTTTGGAGACGTCCTACCGCAACACCCCGCTTCACTGGCTGCGTGGGCTGACCAGCAGCGGACGGCCGCTGTGGGTGCCGGCCCAGAGCGTTTTTCTTTTCTGCAACCTGGATGAAACCCAGCTTTTCAGCGGCCTGGGCTCAACCGGCCTGGCGTCGGGCAACACCCCCGCTGAAGCCGGGGTGAGCGCCCTGCTGGAGGTCATCGAGCGTGACTGTGAAGCCACCGTGCCCTTCAGCCCGGACCGCTGCTTCCGGCTGGAAACCGCCGATGCCCGTCTCGCCGCTCTGCTGGCCGATTACCGCGACCGCGGCATCCATCCGGTTTTCCAGGACCTGACCTCGGAATTGGGGGTCCCGTGCTTCAAATGCTTCGTGGTCACCCGTGAGGGGCACATCATCAAGGGGACCGGCGCCCACCTGGACGGCAAGCGGGCGGTGATTTCGGCCCTGACCGAAACCCCCTACCCCTATCCCTACGGACCGCCGTCCCGGCCGCCGGCTGCTGTCTACCCGGTGCGCCGGTTGGAAGCGCTGCCGGACTATGCCACCGGCCATGCGGAGGGCGATCTGGCCCTGCTGGAAGCTCTGCTGGCAGCCAACGGGTTTGAACCGGTCTATATCGACTTGACCCGCCGGGACATCGGGTTTCCGGTGGTCAAGGCCCTGGTGCCGGGCCTTGAGTTAATGGCCGATTTTGACGGCTTCTCACGGGTCAGCCCACGACTATATCGCAACTATCTGCGCGCCTGGGGCCCAACCCCGTTGTGA
- a CDS encoding mechanosensitive ion channel family protein: MRQRARVTLAVFFWALLVSLVTAPFGAEEKPQAAPQPVTTADPEIPVEELALLLKPLTKEELLVEADAWQALLQEKAEEIARAEIAVQRQNREIAAGVDKQPVVKTAAQTMERSEERKKEEKVALLEQVNTLREERTVIIDRLNAVLDELQTKTDEEDTDTLAKIRDYRLYISSVQGIRVDVKDATSTWIAVKGWLNSDEGGLRWTKNIALFLGILIAAWILSKILSGMVHRGLKMTGGVSQLLDDFLVRSVRWVVMIVGTIMALAALEVSVGPLLAVVGAAGFVIAFALQDSLSNFASGLMILFFRPFDVGDVVDAGGVSGKVTAMNLVSTSIKTFDNKDMVVPNNKIWQDVITNATGVDTRRVDMEFGIGYDDDIDKAQAILEEIVAAHPKALKDPEPTIRMNTLADSSVNFICRPWAKTADYWDVYWDVTKAVKQRFDAEGIGIPFPQRDVHLYIAEGSSKQRLAGLSKGQVASEGPNPQPYELNDNGDNSPDK; this comes from the coding sequence ATGCGACAGCGTGCCCGAGTCACGTTGGCGGTGTTCTTTTGGGCGCTGCTGGTGAGTTTGGTAACCGCCCCTTTCGGTGCTGAAGAGAAGCCGCAAGCGGCACCCCAGCCCGTCACCACGGCGGATCCCGAAATCCCCGTTGAGGAACTCGCCCTGCTCCTGAAGCCCCTCACCAAGGAGGAGCTGCTGGTCGAAGCGGACGCCTGGCAGGCGTTGCTCCAGGAGAAGGCCGAGGAGATCGCCAGGGCCGAGATTGCGGTTCAGCGCCAGAACCGGGAGATCGCGGCGGGGGTCGATAAGCAGCCGGTCGTGAAGACCGCGGCGCAGACCATGGAACGGAGCGAGGAGCGCAAGAAGGAGGAGAAGGTCGCGCTGCTGGAGCAGGTGAACACACTGCGCGAGGAGCGCACTGTCATCATCGATCGGCTCAACGCCGTCCTCGACGAGCTGCAGACCAAGACCGACGAAGAAGATACCGACACCCTGGCCAAGATCAGGGACTACCGCCTCTACATCAGCTCGGTGCAGGGCATCCGCGTCGACGTCAAGGACGCCACCTCCACCTGGATCGCCGTCAAAGGCTGGCTTAACTCCGATGAGGGCGGCCTGCGCTGGACCAAGAACATCGCCCTGTTCCTCGGCATCTTGATCGCGGCCTGGATCCTCTCCAAAATCCTCAGCGGGATGGTGCACCGCGGCCTGAAGATGACAGGGGGCGTCTCTCAGTTGCTCGACGACTTCCTGGTTCGGAGCGTTCGATGGGTGGTGATGATCGTCGGCACCATCATGGCTTTGGCCGCCCTGGAGGTAAGCGTCGGCCCACTGCTGGCGGTCGTCGGTGCCGCCGGCTTCGTCATCGCCTTTGCCCTGCAGGATTCCTTGAGCAACTTCGCCAGCGGCTTGATGATCCTCTTCTTCCGACCCTTCGATGTGGGTGACGTGGTGGACGCAGGCGGCGTCTCGGGCAAGGTGACCGCCATGAACCTCGTGTCCACCAGCATCAAGACCTTCGACAACAAGGACATGGTGGTGCCCAACAACAAGATCTGGCAAGACGTCATTACCAACGCCACGGGTGTCGATACCCGGCGTGTGGACATGGAGTTCGGCATCGGCTATGACGACGACATCGACAAGGCCCAGGCCATCCTGGAGGAGATCGTGGCCGCCCACCCGAAGGCCCTGAAGGACCCGGAGCCTACCATCCGCATGAACACCCTCGCCGACTCCTCGGTGAACTTCATCTGCCGCCCCTGGGCTAAGACCGCGGACTACTGGGACGTCTACTGGGACGTGACCAAGGCGGTGAAGCAGCGCTTCGACGCCGAGGGGATCGGCATCCCATTCCCCCAGCGCGACGTCCATCTCTACATCGCGGAAGGATCCAGCAAGCAACGTCTGGCGGGCCTGAGCAAGGGCCAGGTTGCCAGCGAAGGGCCGAACCCCCAGCCCTACGAGTTGAACGATAACGGGGACAACAGCCCCGATAAGTGA